Proteins encoded within one genomic window of Ctenopharyngodon idella isolate HZGC_01 chromosome 6, HZGC01, whole genome shotgun sequence:
- the cfap100 gene encoding cilia- and flagella-associated protein 100 — MSSPASSAHKSSDDANPFKIPEHKDLFQMRNKEKTRERLEHQSKLALPVHEKMTFAGRTRVKQARLRKELKEGESTSVTYTHGQLQITPAWRVSIKDPNTDKGSMNEYITKRRELFLLEYSLAVKREEIQLLEQMAAEEEGKLTRAEKLLEDDAILFEEFLKENDKNSVEAIKIAEQETKMKLEKVAEIKKITSKMVAIKSDISKYEDILKEYKKYKEFLLMLSPPEWQEKQRSKSRRSTDSTNTESDGKQTEKIKKNRERKTVPPDSKREERRVAHGFSSSRGARASSRQSVKSGHQSRKISAPGTDSSDCEEDVEIFFKDPQDLLNLMTELEEQNLSLIQNTRETEEALEEFRQNAELTRKNMELESKQLKEQTDIMADTIQKERERTADLELKAKHFSFGQYKPEDQDKILDTLSSKVEEVYHCCVGETEANLTILQMLTAIEEKLGQLLENAEMIPKDQMSIAERAKEKERRMRLRDEKIHLQIKQQEERQKKALERSQTEIKKTSVKKLMPRSQPPVRKRQTNKSTETTDRENEEFLYFFS; from the exons ATGTCCTCACCTGCATCATCAGCACACA AAAGCAGCGATGATGCGAATCCTTTCAAAATCCCTGAACACAAGGATCTTTTCCAAATGaggaacaaagaaaaaactCGAGAGAGGCTG GAGCATCAAAGTAAGTTGGCTCTACCTGTCCATGAGAAGATGACATTTGCAGGCAGAACAAGGGTAAAACAAGCCAGACTGAGGAAGGAACTGAAAGAAGGGGAGAGTACATCAGTCACATACACTCATGGACAGCTCCAAATTACACCCGCATGGAGGGTATCTATAAAAG ACCCTAATACTGATAAAGGAAGCATGAATGAATATATCACTAAGAGACGTGAGCTGTTCTTACTTGAG TATTCTCTGGCAGTAAAGAGAGAAGAGATTCAGCTACTAGAGCAAATGGCTGCAGAAGAAGAGGGAAAATTAACAAGAGCTGAGAAGCTCTTGGAAGACGATGCCATCTTGTTTGAAGAATTTCTGAAGGAAAATGACAAGAATTCTGTTGAGGCTATCAAAAT TGCTGAGCAGGAGACCAAGATGAAGCTGGAGAAAGTAGCTGAGATCAAGAAGATTACTTCCAAAATGGTGGCAATCAAGAG TGACATCTCTAAGTATGAGGACATCCTGAAGGagtataaaaagtataaagAGTTTCTGCTGATGCTGTCACCCCCAGAGTGGCAAGAGAAACAGAGATCCAAGAGCAGGCGCTCTACTGACTCCACCAATACTGAGAGTGATGGAAAGCAGACAGAGAAAATCAAgaagaacagagagagaaagacagtcCCTCCAGACAGCAAGC GTGAAGAAAGACGAGTGGCTCATGGTTTTTCATCCTCTCGGGGGGCCAGGGCTTCATCTAGACAAAGTGTGAAGTCCGGCCATCAGAGCAGAAAAAT ATCTGCACCTGGGACTGACAGTTCGGATTGTGAG GAGGACGTAGAAATCTTCTTCAAAGATCCTCAGGATCTGTTAAACCTGATGACTGAGCTGGAAGAGCAGAACCTTTCTCTCATCCAGAACACTAGAGAGACAGAAGAGGCTTTGGAGGAGTTCAGACAGAATGCTGAACTGACTCGCAAAAATAT GGAGCTTGAGTCAAAGCAACTAAAAGAGCAGACTGATATCATGGCTGACACCAttcaaaaagagagagagagaacagcaGATTTGGAACTGAAAGCCAAACACTTCAGCTTTGGACAGTACAAACCAGAGGACCAg GACAAGATTCTTGACACACTGAGCTCTAAGGTGGAAGAGGTCTATCACTGCTGTGTGGGGGAAACTGAGGCGAACCTGACCATTTTGCAGATGCTGACAGCCATTGAGGAAAAATTGGGGCAGCTTCTGGAAAATGCTGAAATGATTCCAAAAGACCAAATGAGTATAGCTGAACGCgccaaagagaaagagaggagaaTGAG ACTGCGTGATGAGAAGATACATTTGCAGATTAAACAACAGGAGGAAAGACAGAAAAAAGCCTTGGAAAGATCGCAGACTGAGATTAAGAAAACG TCTGTTAAGAAGCTGATGCCACGCTCACAGCCTCCTGTCCGCAAACGTCAGACAAACAAA